The genomic window TCATTCCCGCGATGGCGGGAATCCAGGGCGAAAGATTTGAATTGGCATTCTAACGGCGGTTGCAACGGTTGATTAATTGTTGTGAGCCGACGGCATTAGCCGCGGAGATCTTGTTCGCACATCTGTCATCGTCGGCTCGGGTTCAGAAGGTGGTTTTCGAAAAGTATCTTCTTTCCATATTCTAATAAAGTCAGTCTGATTCGCATGTAATCGCACGATCTGACCTAAGGAAATCCAGCGTTATGGCAAAGAAAAAGGCAAATTCGGTACCAGAATTGCGGATGCCTGCCGAATGGGAACCGCACGCCTCGACATGGATTGCCTGGCCACATCAGGCTTCGGACTGGCCAGGCAAAATGACCCCCATTCCGTGGGTGTATGCGGAATTTGTCCGTTTACTCAGCCAGCATGAACTGGTCAATATTGTAGTTTCGACTGCCACCAAACTGGCGACCGTGGAAAGCATTCTGGCCAAAGCAGGTGCCGATCCAGCCGCCGTAAAATTGTGGCACTGGCCCACCGATCGCACCTGGACGCGAGATTCCGGCCCGATTTTCGTTAATAACCGAAACAAGGAGCGGGTGGCACTCGACTGGAAGTTTAATGCGTGGGCAAAGTACGATAATTACCAGCACGATAATCGCCTGCCGAAGAAAGTCGCTGGTGCGGTAGGCGTCACTTCACTATCGCCGGATTTTCAAGGCAAGCCCATTGTGCTGGAAGGTGGCAGTATTGATGTCAATGGCACCGGACTGCTGATTTCTACCGAAGAGTGCTTATTAAGCGATGTGCAATGCCGCAACCCAGGGATGACGCGGTCAGATTATGAAGCGGTTTTTGCCAAATACCTGGGGATTCGCAAAGTATTATGGTTGGGCAGGGGCATCGCTGGCGATGATACCCACGGTCATGTGGATGATCTGGCACGATTCGTCAATCCCACGACCATTGTGCTGGCGGTAGAAGAGAATGAAGACGATGAAAACTATGCCCCCACTCAGACTAATCTGCAGCGGTTGCGGGCGTTGACCGATCCAGATGGCAGATCACTGGAAGTGGTCCCAATTCCGATGCCAAATCCGGTGGTGTTTCGCAAGCAGCGCTTGCCTGCCAGCTACGCCAATTTCTACATCGCCAATGGTATTGTGCTGGTGCCCACCTTCAACGATCCGAAAGACCGACTGGCTCTGGGGATCCTGGCAGACCTGTTTCCCGATCGGACCGTTGTGGGTGTGCACTGCGTCGATCTGGTGTGGGGTCTGGGAACACTGCACTGCATGACACAACAGGAACCCAAGTAGCCTATCCACGCCTGCATGATGATTTCATTGCAATATCATGGGTGCTGGCAAAGGTATTTGCTGCTACTTGATCGAGTTATTTCGAAGGTTGATTCTTTGAAGAGCAATCCCTTCAATGTAGGTGCAGAACCGCATTTGATCCTGAGTTAATTCAGTGAATCGGCAATTCTTTTTATGAAAATCCCACTTCTGAATTTGGCAAAACGACTGCCCACTGCCCTAATATTGTGTTGCAGTTATATAACGAATAAAACATTTAGAGAGGGAAGGAATGAGTGAACTGAATCCGGCGGTGGTACATCAGCAGTTGCAATGGCGATATGCAACGAAAGCGTTTGATCCAACCCAAAAAATTCCCCAGCCCACGTGGGAAGTGCTCGAACAGTCGCTGGTGCTGGCACCCTCCAGTTATGGTTTGCAACCCTGGAAGTTCTACGTGGTGACCAGTCAGGAAATCAAAGACCAACTACCGGAATTTTCCTGGAATCAGCGTCAACCGGCGGATTGCTCCCACTTTGTGGTGCTGACGATCAAAAAAGATCTCAGTGAGGCAGATATCGACCGGTACCTGCACCGCATTGTTGAAGTGCGTGGGGGCGAAGTTGCTGCACTGGGTGGTTTCCGCTCGATGATGGTGAATACTTTGGTGCCACCCAAAGGT from Zavarzinella sp. includes these protein-coding regions:
- a CDS encoding NAD(P)H-dependent oxidoreductase, which codes for MSELNPAVVHQQLQWRYATKAFDPTQKIPQPTWEVLEQSLVLAPSSYGLQPWKFYVVTSQEIKDQLPEFSWNQRQPADCSHFVVLTIKKDLSEADIDRYLHRIVEVRGGEVAALGGFRSMMVNTLVPPKGFDINEWAARQVYIALGQLMTTAAILGVDTCPMEGIVPAKYDELLNCNAEGYHTVVACALGYRAATDRAATMPKVRFATHDVVKVL
- a CDS encoding agmatine deiminase family protein, with translation MAKKKANSVPELRMPAEWEPHASTWIAWPHQASDWPGKMTPIPWVYAEFVRLLSQHELVNIVVSTATKLATVESILAKAGADPAAVKLWHWPTDRTWTRDSGPIFVNNRNKERVALDWKFNAWAKYDNYQHDNRLPKKVAGAVGVTSLSPDFQGKPIVLEGGSIDVNGTGLLISTEECLLSDVQCRNPGMTRSDYEAVFAKYLGIRKVLWLGRGIAGDDTHGHVDDLARFVNPTTIVLAVEENEDDENYAPTQTNLQRLRALTDPDGRSLEVVPIPMPNPVVFRKQRLPASYANFYIANGIVLVPTFNDPKDRLALGILADLFPDRTVVGVHCVDLVWGLGTLHCMTQQEPK